The DNA segment ATATTGAAACTTTAAAAACAACGCAAAGTGATATTATTGAAACGATAGAACAAACGTTAAAAATCCAAGAAGATGGTAGAAATAAACGAAAACAAGCTGAATCTGATTTACAATCGTTAGAATCAGAATTACAAGAGCACCTCATCGATGTGAAACAACAACATCGTATAACAGATAAATATTAAAGCAAAGCACGAAATCTATTAAAAAATTAGATTTCGTGCTTCTTTTTGTATGCTAAATATTTAAGATACATAAGTATTTGTTTAGTTTGAGATTTTTAAACATTTAAAATGATTTTAGTAATAATTTCTTTAATAATGGAGATAAATGACTTGGTAAATGTTCTACACCTTCAACAAAGAGTGCATATTGACCATAAATATTATGAATCGTCTGTTCTATATCTTCGGTAATCGGTTCTTGACTTAAAAATACATTAAATACTTCAATTCCAAGTTTACGTGCTGATTCAACAGCTTCATAAGTGTCTAATATACCGTCTTGAGCATAATTAAAGGCAGACGGTTCTCCATCAGAGAAGACAATCAAGAATTTCTGTTTATGTGCATGACGAATTAGTCTGTTCGCCCCTATTCGAATTGCAACGCCATCTCGATTATCATCTTGAGGCGTCAGTGACATAATTCTAGGGCTATCTTTTTCAAAGGTAGAATGATGATAAGTAATAATTTCATCGATAATATTTGGTTGCTTTTTATCATCAGCATCAAATGCATCCTCATTAAAGGCAAGTACTTCATGATTAATATTTAACGACTTTAACGTTTCATGGAAGAGTACGACCCCTTTTTGAGTTTCTTCCATCTTATCATGCATACTTGCTGATGCATCCACTAATAAAGTAAATGTAGCGTCGAATGTTTGGCTTAGATCTTGTTTTTTATAAAATAACTTATATTGGTCGTCAATAAACCAATTGATTAGATTTCTTTGTAAACGCCCTTTAGTTAAATTACGACGTTCATCTTGATGTGCACGGTCTATGGCTTTTTTAATAATTTGTATTAGGTCTTTTATTTCAAATTGCACATGAGATACAAAGTCTTCATATTTAATAATATCTTGGTCTTGGATTACAGGTGTATTCCATATAATTTCAACGTTTTTATTTATTCCAGATAATGTAAGTGCTGGATGAGTACCCGTTGCTTCACCTTCATCACTATCTAATTGTTGTGTAGATCCTTTACCTTTTTTAGTTTGAACATCTGTTATATCATCGCTGGCATCACCTTCTCGGGCGTTTTCCTCATCAATGGCGTTATCGCTATTTTCACCTTCATGGAGCTCCATTTCTAAATAAGCCCCGCCTTCTGATGCACTATCTTGATTTTTAGATTCCATTTGTTCTGAAACTACATCATCGTCATTAGATTCTTCTGATTTTCCATCGGTTTGACTGGCATCCGTTCGTTTTATATCTTCAAATTGTAGTGCTTCAATCGATTCGTAAACCTTTTTAGGCAAATGGTAATATTCATTGAGCATATCTTCTTTGAGTAAATCATCTATTTGAAACATCATTCTTTGTGCCAAATACATATTATCTTCTGATGACTCATTATAGAAGAAATTAGGCAAGTATTGGTACATTTGTACTAATACATCATCTATTTGTGGATGTACTTGTGGGGCGTCATAGAAATTTTCTAGTAAAAATGAGCGCTCTATATATAAAAAGACTAAATCAGTGAAGGTCATTTTTGTTTTATAGACATTAAGTTGACTTTGGTTAAATTTCAGGCGTGCGTTGATGCGTGTTTGAATCATAGGTTTACTCGCTGGGCGTAATTTTATTATTTCATTGAGTACACGTTGATCTTCGAGTAATTTAAATAATTGTTGATAAAAACTACGATGTCCAAATTCAGTTTCATGGATGACCTGATTAACAATGCTCTGATCCATCATAGAGTAACCATAAGCAGCTAACATGATGTCGGACTTTAAACCGAGTTGCTCTATTTGAGCTGACCTATGGGACCAAAATGAACTTGTTACCAACGTATTAGAAATTGGATCATAATAAGGGAACTTCTGTATTTTTACTTGTGTTTGTTCATTTTTTAGCAATAAACGCGCTAAATCTTGTAACATCATGATTTGTTTGGCGTCTACTTGTTCGTCATTAAACTTAATAAAACGATCACTCATACATATCCCTCACTAAAAGTTCAATTCTACTGCGTTCACGATTGCTTGTTGCTCACGTGTATCTTCTAATTTATCAATGATTGTGCGTTTAATCGCTCTTTCTATAGGCATCACTGTTGCTAAATCACTTAAATCAATGAGCGCTCTGATACTTGAAGCTTCTTCTGATATTTGTCCTTGTTTCGTCATTGTTCGTAAATCTTCGTTAAATTTAATAATACTGTTAATAAGTGTATCATCTTGTAATTTACTTTGATTTTTAATAACGTCAAATAATGTCTCTCCATCAATGTAATCCACTTGAATTACGACGAAACGGTTTTTTAAAGCTTCGTTCATCGGTAAAGTACCAATATAACCTTCGTTAATTGCAGCGATGACATTGAAACCAGGGGCAGCCTCAATAACTTCTCCCGTGAATGGGTTAGTTAATTTTCTTCGGTAATCTAATACACCGTTCAAGATTGGTAATGCTTCGGGTTTAGCCATATTAATCTCATCGATATATAATATATGACCTTGTTTCATAGCTTGAATCACTGGGCCATCAATGAAAACAATTTCTTGTGAACCTTCTTCATTTGTTTTAATCGTTTTAAAGCCTAGTAAACTTTCTGCATCTAAATCTACTGAACAGTTTACTTGGTGCATAGGACGATTTAACGTTTCGCTCAATGTTTCAGCTAATTTTGTTTTACCTGAACCTGTCGGCCCTTTTAATAATAAGTTTTTATTTAATTGCATTAACGCTTGTGCATCATTAAATACTGTTTCATCTTTATTGATATAACGCGCTTGA comes from the Staphylococcus hsinchuensis genome and includes:
- a CDS encoding ATP-binding protein, encoding MDQARYINKDETVFNDAQALMQLNKNLLLKGPTGSGKTKLAETLSETLNRPMHQVNCSVDLDAESLLGFKTIKTNEEGSQEIVFIDGPVIQAMKQGHILYIDEINMAKPEALPILNGVLDYRRKLTNPFTGEVIEAAPGFNVIAAINEGYIGTLPMNEALKNRFVVIQVDYIDGETLFDVIKNQSKLQDDTLINSIIKFNEDLRTMTKQGQISEEASSIRALIDLSDLATVMPIERAIKRTIIDKLEDTREQQAIVNAVELNF
- a CDS encoding vWA domain-containing protein, whose product is MSDRFIKFNDEQVDAKQIMMLQDLARLLLKNEQTQVKIQKFPYYDPISNTLVTSSFWSHRSAQIEQLGLKSDIMLAAYGYSMMDQSIVNQVIHETEFGHRSFYQQLFKLLEDQRVLNEIIKLRPASKPMIQTRINARLKFNQSQLNVYKTKMTFTDLVFLYIERSFLLENFYDAPQVHPQIDDVLVQMYQYLPNFFYNESSEDNMYLAQRMMFQIDDLLKEDMLNEYYHLPKKVYESIEALQFEDIKRTDASQTDGKSEESNDDDVVSEQMESKNQDSASEGGAYLEMELHEGENSDNAIDEENAREGDASDDITDVQTKKGKGSTQQLDSDEGEATGTHPALTLSGINKNVEIIWNTPVIQDQDIIKYEDFVSHVQFEIKDLIQIIKKAIDRAHQDERRNLTKGRLQRNLINWFIDDQYKLFYKKQDLSQTFDATFTLLVDASASMHDKMEETQKGVVLFHETLKSLNINHEVLAFNEDAFDADDKKQPNIIDEIITYHHSTFEKDSPRIMSLTPQDDNRDGVAIRIGANRLIRHAHKQKFLIVFSDGEPSAFNYAQDGILDTYEAVESARKLGIEVFNVFLSQEPITEDIEQTIHNIYGQYALFVEGVEHLPSHLSPLLKKLLLKSF